The genomic interval AAAATATCTAGTGCCGATGTTATTAGTTTGGTATTCTTTTGTTTTGACACAAGAAAGATTTTAACAATAAAACCTGCAGTTAAGGACTAAATATCTACAAAACAAGCTAACTTGGCATCGGCACCGCTTAGTGAATTGATTCATTTTACGGTAAAGATTCAATTGATTTTGATGTAGATTTACGTCTGTGGTTTATTTTGGTGTACACGCTTTCCCGAACTTAGATTTGGCTATGTTCAGGCCTATGTACTACGTGTGTCCTAGTTCGGCTCTGTACTTTCTATGAATTGTAGCTTTTCCATGTGTtctatcaaatatttcacataATGAACCGGTGAAAATGGTCCATCACGAGGTTGTTTGATTTTGAATGCATTGCTTGACTTGATTTTGGAAGTAATCTCTATTATTTGATAGCAATAGGTTGTTTTATATGCTCTATATGCTGAAGAAAGTTTTTCAAAACTTTGGACTCCGCAGTTGGTGCTGTTAAATGTATCAAACAACAAAATAAAGTTTCTTCCGGAGTGAATTGGTAGCCGTTACTCGCTGGAGTGGACCTTTCACAACTAAACCCCTGAATTCTATAATGATTCGAATCAGTTGGCTAATTTATTATATCAGCACTGATTGACAACATAATAAATAGGTAAAATAGTGAAGTTTGCTTAATATTCCAGTGGTAACAGTGGTGAAGAATTGTTATATTCTCAAGTTTCAAAGCTTGTAAATTTTCTTTTctggaaattttttttcttaatacTCCTGTTATGTGCTGGGGCGTGAGATTTGGTTCTCAAACAAATAGTCATCAACTTGGTAATAAAGTTTAAGTTTCATTTTAAGTTGTAATTGGTTCCTATTCTAATTCTTTGTTAATACAAAATTCCAAATGTTAGTTGCTAATTTTGTTTCTCATATAGGAGAAACATATGTTATCTTTGGTGGCCGTGAACAGATGTTTATGACATCTTGGTAGAAGCATCTTCTAAAGTTAGCAGATACAAGAGTTGTACACCATTCTTTCATCTTTCAAGAGTAGAGAGGAGGCAGAAATAACTTTTCAAGCATACATGGAGAAATAATTTTCAGCCACTTCTTTAATATCTAGTGGAAATGAAAGttcatgttcaagttcaagttcgAGTTCAAGTACAAGAAGAAAACTTTTGCAACATGAAAAAGTAACTAATTTGACAATGATGTTTAAAATCTCTACAGATTAGTGAAGATGTTTAGGCACATATCTGAATTGGATTTAACATGCTGAATTTATGTACTAAGTTTATTTGGAAATTATTCTTGTGAAGTTGGAGTTTCTGTACGAATATCATCTACATCTATTATCAGCTAGTTGtcaatcatttttattttattagcaTTGATATTCCATTTTCTTCTACAAGTCATTCATACGAAACAGAAAGTTTAAAGATTCTTGATATAAACAATATTTGGATTTTGTTTAGCATTTACAGAAGGTAATGACGAGCTTGTTTAGTCGATTCATTCAACTTCCTTTAATGGTTATTATCTATACATGTAAAAATATAAAGAAATATATACGAAATATCGTGTCATATTATAAGTATATAAACTTTGCTTGATCAGACATTATGCAAGACCATAATAACTATATaaatgcaatacaatatatgtcatccaactgaaccagaccaagaATAAGTTAAAACTAAtcttaaaaaaattttgttcaAGTACTCAACATACATctatcaataaataaataacataaccatagttgaaagaaaataaaataacaataagATTAAGAAAGCTCATCACAAAAAGTTTTTAAAAACATCTTTATTAACTAAAGCTGTTAAAAAATAAGCAAACAACCCAAACTAATCAATAGAATAGAAAAACAATTCTGAAAACCAAATAACTAAACAAATGCCAAATAGTAAAGAATTTATCCATCTCATCCTTGGAATTGAATGAAAAAAATGCACAAAAAATAATTAGTCatctacaacatgacacataaaTGAATTTCATTCATCCAAACGTATTCCAGTTGTCCACATGTTGTTAGAACCTGCAATAATAAAGACAATTGTAAATGTCAATCTTTTAATGAGAAACGTTTGTTTAAAAAAGATGAAGCATTTCAAGTACCAGTCATCGATGCAAAATCTTCTTCATTTGTGTTGTCATCATTGTCATGATGATTATCTACGGTTGATCTGGTAAATGATATATAGtcatatttacaaaaaaataatgAGATTAATTGGTTtgtaaaaatattatacaacaAACAAAAAATTAATCAACGTATACCTGTCATGCAAATTTGGACAGTTGCGCTTGTCATGTGACACACCTCGATGCCCGCATCCACGACATATCCTGGTCTTCGAGGTTGACTTCTTTTTGATGATTTCAACCTCTTCCCGCATCCTTTTGTTCTTACTTCAGAAGGACCGGTAATACCAAAGACCCCATCCATGATTTTCTTCTTTTGACTTCCATTGCTGAATGTTCTACTAATGTTAAcctctttaatttttttaaaatataatctaATTGTTCATCTAAGAAGTTTGTTCCTTCATCAGTCAATGATGCATCATCAATTACTACAGAAGCTTTATAGGATAACCTCGAGTGTCTTGACATCAAACACATTTTTGGATCGTCGTTGACATTTTGCTCACCCATAGCATATATTGCTCCAACCTTTGCATCTTGTGTCCACCGTTTGAGTATATACTTATCAGGCAATTCAAACACTTGGTTGATACGAAAAAAAGCTAACATATGTCTGCATGGTATGCTCTCAAACTCAAACTTCATACAACTACATGATATATAATCCAACCGTTTATTATGAGTGAGCGTCCTTGATTTGGAGGAAGAACAAGTTTGAAAATTCATCACATTGTAAACCACTAATTCAGCTCCTACAGATACTTGTTGCACGTAATAACCATGACTCTCGCACATTTCACTTTGAAACTCCACGTATTTTTTTTTCGTATACACCTTAACCATTTGAGCTTCCATTGGCCAGTTTGTCTTGATCTTGGGATGCTCATTCATATCAATATGGTCAGCAACTAACTCATTGTGCCTTTGGTGCCGGAGTGCCCTATTGAAACGGGTGATAAAATCCATCAATGAATTCTTATTAGAGACGTACCTCTTGAAAAATGCATGTGAACTTTCAGATCTCTGACTACTTGACATTCCAGCACAAAATATATGGTTAAAATATATTGGCACCCACTTCTGTCGCAATTCATACATCAATGACAACCAATCATTTTGCTCCAAGTTAGCACACTTGATAACATCTTCCCACGACTTCTCAAATTCATCAGGTGTTGTGGAATTTTGAATGACATTCTTTATGCTTCGATAGTGGTCACGAAAAGTCATAGGGTTTAATTTATCTGGGAATTTGTTCAATATGTGCCACAAACAATATCGATGCACTGTTTTAGGGAAAACTTGTGCAATGGCTTTCGCCATAGCAGGATCTTGGTCAGTGATTATCACGTTTGGTGCACCTTTAGGCATTGCTTCTATGAACTTGTTAAACAACCAAACAAAAGACTGAGTTTTTTCGTCAGTTAAAAAACCGCAACCAAACACAattgtctgatgatgatgattaactCCTACAAATGGTGCGAAAATCATACCATATTTATTAGTGTTATACGTCGTATCAAACAACACAACATCACCAAATACACTGTTTGCCCTCCTTGACACAGGATCTGCCCAAAAACACATGCTAAATCTTTTATCTGAATAAGTCTCATAATCAAAGAAAAATGAGGAATTATTGTCTTTCTCAGATGCAAAGAACTCAATCAATGTTTCGGCATCGATACCCTTTTGTTCATCTCTAAGCTTTTTCTCAAAGTTTCTAATATCTCTTTCAGTACAACCTACATGCTCGGGACCTCCATACTCTATTTCCAATAATCGCAGTTGTTGACAAGTTGGCACATTTGCTTCTGAAAACTGTTGAGTCAATGCTTTCTTTGATGCCGAAACATTACGATGTGAGCGTAGTAAATGCACCTTCGAAGGAGTCGAGAGTGGATGATTATGGCTTTCCATGAATGTACTGACAATCCAATTAGGACCAGTTTGTTTCTTGacaattgaaatctttgacttaCATCCAGTTCTAACTTCACCGCGAGCTCTTTCATTTTTCGGTTGATCACCTTTTTCTTGTTTATTCGACCAGTTTTCGTCTGTACGCCCTTCTTTAAAGCACACAAATTTCTTCCAAACAACTTCATTTGTTATCTTATTTTTCTTGTTGTTGCTTATTCTTGCGCTAAATCCTGCTTCTCGTGCGTATTGGTTATAGAACGAAAATGCATCCTCTAATGATACGAATTCCATCCCAATTTTTGGCTTTCGATCGTTTGCAACTTGTGGAATGAATTGCTGATCATCACCGATATTTACTTCCATTACTgagaaatatgaaattttagaaCAATTTGATAAACATTTTATTgtagtttttcaaaaaaaatatttgttgtaTTGCTTTAGAAC from Primulina eburnea isolate SZY01 chromosome 17, ASM2296580v1, whole genome shotgun sequence carries:
- the LOC140818801 gene encoding protein FAR1-RELATED SEQUENCE 5-like; translation: MEVNIGDDQQFIPQVANDRKPKIGMEFVSLEDAFSFYNQYAREAGFSARISNNKKNKITNEVVWKKFVCFKEGRTDENWSNKQEKGDQPKNERARGEVRTGCKSKISIVKKQTGPNWIVSTFMESHNHPLSTPSKVHLLRSHRNVSASKKALTQQFSEANVPTCQQLRLLEIEYGGPEHVGCTERDIRNFEKKLRDEQKGIDAETLIEFFASEKDNNSSFFFDYETYSDKRFSMCFWADPVSRRANSVFGDVVLFDTTYNTNKYGMIFAPFVGVNHHHQTIVFGCGFLTDEKTQSFVWLFNKFIEAMPKGAPNVIITDQDPAMAKAIAQVFPKTVHRYCLWHILNKFPDKLNPMTFRDHYRSIKNVIQNSTTPDEFEKSWEDVIKCANLEQNDWLSLMYELRQKWVPIYFNHIFCAGMSSSQRSESSHAFFKRYVSNKNSLMDFITRFNRALRHQRHNELVADHIDMNEHPKIKTNWPMEAQMVKVYTKKKYVEFQSEMCESHGYYVQQVSVGAELVVYNVMNFQTCSSSKSRTLTHNKRLDYISCSCMKFEFESIPCRHMLAFFRINQVFELPDKYILKRWTQDAKVGAIYAMGEQNVNDDPKMCLMSRHSRLSYKASVVIDDASLTDEGTNFLDEQLDYILKKLKRLTLVEHSAMEVKRRKSWMGSLVLPVLLK